One Solanum lycopersicum chromosome 4, SLM_r2.1 DNA window includes the following coding sequences:
- the LOC101268088 gene encoding protein PHOSPHATE-INDUCED 1: MSTSFHFILSLFVLISFINVCFASRKLTALVEQTQLLHYHKGALLSGKISVNLIWYGKFKPSQRAILSDFINSLSSSNPSKTNPSVAQWWKTTEKYYHLANSNNTLSLNLGKQVLVENYSLGKSLTQKQIVQLASKGEQKDAINVVLTASDVAVDGFCVNRCGTHGASKGAVIKGKTYKFAYIWVGNSETLCPGYCAWPFHQPIYGPQTPPLGAPNNDVGVDGMVINLASLLAGTATNPFGNGYYQGEADAPLEAASACPGVYAKGAYPGYPGDLLVDKTTGASYNAHGTNGRKYLVPALYDPVTFTCTTLV, translated from the coding sequence ATGTCTACTTCTTTCCATTTCATTTTATcactttttgtattgatttcttTCATCAATGTGTGTTTTGCTTCAAGAAAGCTAACTGCATTAGTAGAACAAACTCAGCTCTTGCACTACCACAAGGGTGCACTTCTTTCTGGTAAAATATCTGTCAATTTGATATGGTATGGCAAATTCAAGCCATCCCAAAGAGCTATTCTATCTGACTTCATCAACtccctttcttcttcaaatcCATCTAAAACCAATCCATCCGTAGCACAATGGTGGAAAACCACTGAAAAATACTACCATCTCGCTAATTCTAACAACACCCTTTCGCTCAATTTGGGCAAACAGGTTCTCGTCGAAAATTATTCTCTAGGAAAATCACTAACCCAGAAGCAAATCGTGCAATTGGCATCAAAGGGTGAGCAGAAAGACGCCATTAACGTTGTATTGACCGCCTCTGATGTTGCGGTTGATGGGTTCTGTGTTAATCGGTGTGGAACTCACGGGGCTTCTAAGGGTGCTGTGATTAAGGGGAAAACTTATAAATTTGCTTATATTTGGGTGGGTAACTCAGAGACTCTGTGTCCTGGCTACTGCGCCTGGCCATTCCACCAGCCCATCTACGGACCACAGACCCCACCATTGGGTGCACCAAACAACGATGTGGGTGTTGACGGTATGGTGATCAACTTAGCTAGCTTATTAGCTGGAACCGCTACAAACCCATTTGGAAACGGTTACTACCAGGGCGAAGCAGATGCGCCATTGGAAGCTGCATCTGCATGCCCTGGTGTGTACGCTAAGGGCGCATACCCAGGCTATCCCGGAGATTTATTGGTGGACAAAACTACAGGAGCAAGCTACAATGCGCATGGTACAAATGGAAGGAAATACTTGGTTCCTGCTTTGTATGATCCTGTTACATTTACATGCACCACTTTGGTCTAG
- the LOC101260720 gene encoding protein PHOSPHATE-INDUCED 1-like gives MSSSGVILSLFVLISFFNVCFASRKLTALVEQTQLLHYHKGALLSGKISVNLIWYGKFKPSQRAILSDFINSLSSSNPSKTNPSVAQWWKTTEKYYHLANSNNTLSLNLGKQVLVENYSLGKSLTQKQIVQLASKGEQKDAINVVLTASDVAVDGFCVNRCGTHGASKGAVIKGKTYRFAYIWVGNSETLCPGYCAWPFHQPIYGPQTPPLGAPNNDVGVDGMVINLASLLAGTATNPFGNGYYQGEADAPLEAASACPGVYAKGAYPGYPGDLLVDKTTGASYNAHGTNGRKYLVPALYDPATFTCSTLI, from the coding sequence ATGTCTTCTTCAGGtgtaattttatcactttttgtattgatttccttcttcaatgTGTGTTTTGCTTCAAGAAAGCTAACTGCATTAGTAGAACAAACTCAGCTCTTGCACTACCACAAGGGTGCACTTCTTTCTGGTAAAATATCTGTCAATTTGATATGGTATGGCAAATTCAAGCCATCCCAAAGAGCTATTCTATCTGACTTCATCAACtccctttcttcttcaaatcCATCTAAAACCAATCCATCCGTAGCACAATGGTGGAAAACCACTGAAAAATACTACCATCTCGCTAATTCTAACAACACCCTTTCGCTCAATTTGGGCAAACAGGTTCTCGTCGAAAATTATTCTCTAGGAAAATCACTAACCCAGAAGCAAATCGTGCAATTGGCATCAAAGGGTGAACAGAAAGACGCCATTAATGTTGTATTGACCGCCTCTGATGTTGCGGTTGATGGGTTCTGTGTCAATCGGTGTGGAACTCATGGGGCTTCTAAGGGTGCTGTGATTAAGGGAAAAACTTATAGATTTGCTTATATTTGGGTGGGTAACTCAGAGACTCTGTGTCCTGGCTACTGCGCCTGGCCATTCCACCAGCCCATCTACGGACCACAGACCCCACCATTGGGTGCACCAAACAACGATGTGGGTGTTGACGGTATGGTGATCAACTTAGCTAGCTTATTAGCTGGAACCGCAACAAACCCATTTGGGAACGGTTACTACCAGGGCGAAGCAGATGCGCCATTAGAAGCTGCATCTGCTTGCCCTGGTGTCTACGCGAAGGGCGCTTACCCAGGCTATCCTGGAGATTTATTAGTGGATAAAACAACAGGGGCAAGCTACAATGCACATGGTACAAACGGAAGGAAATACTTGGTTCCTGCTTTGTATGATCCTGCTACATTTACATGCTCCACTTTGATTTAA